The nucleotide sequence GACCTCCACAGCACTCAGATTTCTGATCGCCAAACCAAATTCATCACCGCCTAATCTAGCCAATAAATCCTCTTGATTGAGACAAGATTGAATCGCCTTAGCAACCATAGCCAACATCTGATCTCCAGCACTGTGACCACAGGAATCATTGATCAACTTAAATTGTTCTAGATCGAAATAACAGATAGCAAGAGACTGAGCGTTCTGGCTAAACCCTGCCAATGCCTCTTCGAAAGCTCTGCGATTTAACAAAGAGGTGATAGGATCAAAGTTTGCTCTCAGTCTAAGTTGTCGCGTTAACTTTTCTTCTTGAGTAATATCTCTGAGCACAATAACCGAACCAATCACCTCTTGCTTATGATTGAGTAAGTTACTAATGCTACGCTCCATCACTCTAGCGTTTTCAGTTTTGAACATATGCTTATTCAATACTGTCTGCTGCACCTGATTTGCCATGACACTAAAGAGTACACTTCTAATACTTTTATCAGCTTTAAGCAAAGAGTCTATAGAGATACCTATCGCTTCATCTCCTTTCAGATCTAACATACATTCGGCTTGCGGGTTCAGATAGACCACCTTAGCAAATGTATCCGTTAAGATAACTGCTTCTGCAATCGACTCTAAGGTTATTTTAGCCCGTTCTTTTTGCTGAATAATACGCTCTAACAAGGTATTAACTTGATCAGCCATCACCACAAATTCAGAACATCCAGTTCCTTCAATCGGTTTATAAGTTTGAGCATTAGGATCGATCTCAGCCAATTGCACCATCAAACGATGGAAAGGACGAATAAGGCCTAGTTTGAGCCAGATATAACCGATGATAACAATGAATAAACCTAAGCCGACGCTAGCAAATGTGGCCAGATCATATTTTAACCACAGCTTATTGAATATATCGGTGGAAAAATGAACCTCTAGGTGAGACTGTTGTTGTGGAAATATGCTGGGGACATCAAGATCTACGATGTATTTTGTTCCATCAACGATGTAATGTTCACCAGCAGGACCTGGCGAAAAATCAATTTTCTGAACAAAGCTATTTAATCCATAACCCGATAATAAATTTTCCGTCAATTGTCTCACAACAAGCACCGACTTCTGCTTTGTAACAGGCACTAGACTGACAATAAAGCCATTATCATCTTTAATATATACCCCACTTCTCACCTTTGTGCTCGCCAAAAACTCCCTAGGTAACTTATCAAACTCGAAAGAGAGGGTATCGTCATAGAATGGAGAGAAGGGCGCTAACTCACCCTGATTCAAATAAAACAGACTGAACTTATTCGAGAGTGCACTGCTACGCCATGCTTCATCTAAAGCAAGCCTAGACAACGGACTGAGATCTGTAATTGGCACAGCATAAACATCAGCCAGAAGAGTTAATTGCTTAATATCATTATTCAGTTGTGCCTTAATAGCCACTAATTCAGAGCTAACTGCATCTTTTCTTAATCTGTCTACTCGATGTTCAAACCACATGCTTAAACAATAAGAAACAGCAATGACTGCCGGAAGGCAGAAACCGACAACAAAAATGATTAATTTCTTGCCTATATGCATTTTGTCTCACTGCAATTATTCACTAAACATCAACATCAGTTCAAAAACTAAGTTAACTAGAACGTTAACTTCACCGTGCAAAGTAACGCATTTAGAAGCCAGATAATACTCGTTTAATCTTTCTCGTTGCCATTATTATCAATAGGATGCATAGAACGATGAACTCTGACTTTGATTTAGCACAC is from Shewanella sp. MTB7 and encodes:
- a CDS encoding putative bifunctional diguanylate cyclase/phosphodiesterase; the protein is MHIGKKLIIFVVGFCLPAVIAVSYCLSMWFEHRVDRLRKDAVSSELVAIKAQLNNDIKQLTLLADVYAVPITDLSPLSRLALDEAWRSSALSNKFSLFYLNQGELAPFSPFYDDTLSFEFDKLPREFLASTKVRSGVYIKDDNGFIVSLVPVTKQKSVLVVRQLTENLLSGYGLNSFVQKIDFSPGPAGEHYIVDGTKYIVDLDVPSIFPQQQSHLEVHFSTDIFNKLWLKYDLATFASVGLGLFIVIIGYIWLKLGLIRPFHRLMVQLAEIDPNAQTYKPIEGTGCSEFVVMADQVNTLLERIIQQKERAKITLESIAEAVILTDTFAKVVYLNPQAECMLDLKGDEAIGISIDSLLKADKSIRSVLFSVMANQVQQTVLNKHMFKTENARVMERSISNLLNHKQEVIGSVIVLRDITQEEKLTRQLRLRANFDPITSLLNRRAFEEALAGFSQNAQSLAICYFDLEQFKLINDSCGHSAGDQMLAMVAKAIQSCLNQEDLLARLGGDEFGLAIRNLSAVEVAKIVKRVISRVSLQVLHHNGCNYRVGISAGIAIARPPYIISKELVKDADIACLAAKRKGSNQIHFYDNKDKESIYQRNAPMWAVRISQAIEHNELLLYYQEIKGMGKEGKRQRMEILLRVQEPNGRILAPAQFIEAAERFKLMNDVDKEVIRKAFLWLSLNEDIWDDHCISINLSGNSLGAEGMVEYIAEQFERFEIPSQCICFEITETSAIQNRNRAMDMINHLRKLGFSFALDDFGSGFASYGYLKELPVDYVKIDGCFIKNLATNAKDFAIVKSIHDVCGVMGIETVAEFVENQDIIDKLEMIGINYAQGYAIGRPKPLSSYVYSRLSQTAKQGSEIRRLSA